From a single Methanofollis sp. W23 genomic region:
- a CDS encoding YbhB/YbcL family Raf kinase inhibitor-like protein, which produces MIGKTVTKLSVEIAVLKLPPNYTCDGADVSPAVGLGGVDTERTKSLVMVVDDPDSPGGGGFTHWLIWNMEPVRVIPEGLAKDAEISFPLSARQGENSFGKIGYNGPCPPRGEQHRYQFRVFGLDTMLDLPAGATKKELLDAMSGHVVQYGDTYVLYGR; this is translated from the coding sequence ATGATCGGAAAAACGGTCACCAAATTGAGTGTCGAGATCGCGGTCCTGAAACTCCCGCCCAACTATACCTGCGACGGGGCGGATGTCTCGCCGGCCGTCGGTCTGGGAGGGGTGGACACCGAGAGGACGAAGTCGCTTGTCATGGTCGTCGACGATCCCGACTCGCCGGGAGGCGGGGGGTTCACCCACTGGCTCATCTGGAACATGGAGCCGGTGCGGGTGATCCCTGAGGGGCTTGCAAAGGACGCCGAGATCTCTTTTCCTCTCTCTGCACGACAGGGGGAGAACTCGTTCGGGAAGATCGGGTACAATGGCCCGTGCCCTCCGCGGGGGGAGCAGCACCGCTACCAGTTCAGGGTCTTTGGCCTGGACACCATGCTCGACCTTCCGGCCGGGGCGACGAAGAAGGAGCTCCTCGACGCGATGAGCGGGCATGTCGTCCAGTACGGGGACACCTATGTGCTGTACGGGAGGTGA